A genomic region of Syntrophus gentianae contains the following coding sequences:
- the tnpA gene encoding IS66 family insertion sequence element accessory protein TnpA, which produces MTKEERRAYWRAIIEDQAASGMNITDFCCEKQINRHQFHAWRRRLRDQQHCNGFLELVPGRDVVIRSGIRICQGNKLMIEVDRDFDPFILLAIVETFRSISPCSV; this is translated from the coding sequence ATGACCAAAGAGGAAAGACGAGCCTATTGGCGCGCAATCATCGAGGACCAGGCAGCAAGCGGCATGAATATCACCGACTTTTGCTGTGAAAAACAAATCAACCGGCATCAGTTCCATGCCTGGCGACGCAGACTCAGAGATCAACAACATTGCAACGGTTTCCTGGAGTTGGTCCCCGGCAGAGACGTCGTGATCCGCTCAGGTATCCGCATTTGTCAAGGTAATAAACTCATGATCGAGGTGGATCGGGACTTCGATCCCTTCATCCTCCTCGCCATTGTCGAGACGTTTCGGAGTATCTCCCCGTGTTCGGTCTGA
- the tnpB gene encoding IS66 family insertion sequence element accessory protein TnpB (TnpB, as the term is used for proteins encoded by IS66 family insertion elements, is considered an accessory protein, since TnpC, encoded by a neighboring gene, is a DDE family transposase.), whose product MFGLMAATRIYLYRGRCDMRKSFDGLCGIIPAELGADPLSGSLFVFVNRRRSMVKLLYWNRDGLALWYKRLERGCFILPERWTEDGLIERHDLTTLLEGIVPNKMEKDTS is encoded by the coding sequence GTGTTCGGTCTGATGGCGGCTACCCGCATCTATCTGTACCGAGGACGCTGCGACATGCGCAAATCGTTCGATGGTCTCTGCGGCATCATCCCTGCCGAGTTGGGGGCCGATCCCCTGTCGGGATCTCTGTTCGTCTTTGTGAACCGCCGCCGCAGTATGGTCAAACTCCTCTACTGGAACCGGGATGGCCTCGCTCTCTGGTACAAGCGTCTGGAACGGGGCTGTTTCATTCTTCCTGAGCGCTGGACGGAAGACGGCTTGATTGAGCGTCACGATCTGACCACGCTTCTGGAAGGAATCGTGCCGAACAAAATGGAAAAAGATACATCATAA